A genomic segment from Aegilops tauschii subsp. strangulata cultivar AL8/78 chromosome 1, Aet v6.0, whole genome shotgun sequence encodes:
- the LOC141027940 gene encoding uncharacterized protein, with product MSGATRDGSRDRRVGGRFWALVESDEEEDEDDGRHLDAGSPETASPTPSDHICEAFKSGYSEDEVARLVDEAIPQDDPARTGLEKTERIEIVRRVVHRRTAATAIRPWRGPLPKVIFRATALIRSWSLLTPTEAREHLVTGSIRWEMVARDIFNRFGWRSCNRIGN from the exons ATGAGCGGGGCGACTAGGGACGGGTCTCGCGACCGGCGAGTCGGAGGACGGTTCTGGGCGCTAGTGGagagtgacgaggaggaggacgaagacgACGGCCGGCATCTTGACGCCGGCTCGCCGGAGACGGCGTCACCTACGCCTTCAGATCACATTTGCGAGGCGTTCAAGAGTGGATATTCTGAGGATGAGGTTGCGCGGTTGGTAGATGAGGCGATCCCGCAGGACGATCCGGCGAGGACTGGACTGGAGAAGACGGAGAGGATCGAGATTGTTCGGCGCGTCGTGCAtcggaggacggcggcgacggcgatccGGCCATGGCGTGGCCCTCTTCCAAAG gttattttccgagccacggCGTTGATCCGTtcgtggtcgctactcactccgacggaggccagggagcatttggttactggatctatccgctgggagatggtagctcgggatatcttcaaccggtttggatggcggtcatgtaataggataggcaattag